One genomic region from Frateuria soli encodes:
- a CDS encoding DUF192 domain-containing protein: MKRLSLMFLLLAATGCATAVPKGSAPTVELHGHRFTTELAMDDASREHGLMMRTTLAPDHSMLFVFPDTQPRWFWMKDTLIPLDILYFDADRKLVSMQLDVPPCKADPCPSYPSDAPARYVLELPAGTARRIGAEQGDELTVEGDVGVAR; the protein is encoded by the coding sequence ATGAAACGACTGTCCCTGATGTTCCTGCTGCTCGCCGCCACCGGCTGCGCGACGGCCGTCCCGAAGGGTTCGGCGCCCACGGTCGAACTGCATGGACATCGCTTCACTACCGAGCTCGCGATGGACGACGCCAGTCGCGAGCACGGCCTGATGATGCGCACGACGCTGGCGCCCGATCACAGCATGCTGTTCGTGTTCCCCGACACCCAGCCACGCTGGTTCTGGATGAAGGACACGCTGATACCGCTGGACATCCTCTACTTCGATGCCGACCGCAAGCTGGTGTCCATGCAACTGGACGTGCCGCCGTGCAAGGCCGACCCCTGCCCGAGCTACCCCAGCGACGCGCCTGCGCGCTATGTGCTCGAGCTGCCAGCCGGCACGGCCCGCCGCATCGGCGCAGAGCAAGGGGACGAGTTGACGGTCGAGGGCGACGTCGGCGTGGCGCGCTGA
- a CDS encoding rubredoxin, whose product MSTDAQPPATRKWMCVVCGFIYDEALGVPEEGIEPGTRWEDVPDTWTCPDCGATKDDFEMVETD is encoded by the coding sequence ATGAGCACCGACGCCCAACCCCCCGCGACGCGCAAATGGATGTGCGTGGTGTGCGGCTTCATCTACGACGAAGCGCTAGGCGTGCCCGAGGAGGGCATCGAACCCGGCACGCGCTGGGAAGACGTGCCCGACACCTGGACCTGCCCCGACTGTGGCGCGACCAAGGACGACTTCGAGATGGTCGAAACCGACTGA
- the thiE gene encoding thiamine phosphate synthase, which produces MPHSPSRGLYAITDGPRNDLTHVVQEALAGGASLLQYRDLSDDHARRHAEAHALKRLCDQFGVPLLINGDAALAQAVGAAGVHLGETAEDLAGARERLGAEAIIGVSCFDSIERARSMVSAGADYVSFGAFFPSPTLPRARLASPELLRQSAALRVPRVAIGGITPENGAILVDAGADYLAAVSAIFGSSDVRAAARRLADLYRPSPNEFLHDHQP; this is translated from the coding sequence ATGCCCCACTCTCCTTCGCGTGGTCTGTATGCCATCACCGATGGCCCCCGCAACGACCTGACGCACGTAGTACAGGAGGCGCTGGCCGGCGGCGCGAGCCTCCTGCAGTACCGCGACCTGAGCGATGACCATGCGCGCCGGCATGCCGAAGCCCACGCACTCAAGCGGCTGTGCGATCAGTTTGGCGTGCCGCTGCTTATCAACGGCGACGCCGCGCTTGCACAAGCGGTTGGGGCCGCCGGCGTGCACCTGGGCGAGACCGCCGAGGACCTGGCAGGCGCGCGCGAACGACTCGGCGCAGAGGCAATCATCGGCGTGTCCTGCTTTGACTCGATCGAGCGCGCGCGCTCGATGGTCTCGGCGGGTGCCGACTACGTTTCCTTCGGTGCCTTCTTTCCCTCGCCGACGTTGCCGCGTGCGCGCCTGGCGTCGCCGGAACTACTGAGGCAGAGCGCCGCATTGCGCGTTCCACGGGTGGCGATCGGTGGCATCACGCCGGAAAATGGCGCGATCCTGGTCGATGCCGGTGCCGACTATCTTGCCGCCGTTTCCGCCATCTTTGGCAGCAGCGACGTGCGGGCAGCCGCCCGCCGCCTGGCCGACCTTTACCGTCCTTCTCCCAACGAGTTCCTCCATGACCACCAACCATGA
- the hemL gene encoding glutamate-1-semialdehyde 2,1-aminomutase has translation MTTNHELYQRAKRLMPGGVNSPVRAFKSVGGEPFFTARADGAYLWDVEGTRYIDYVGSWGPMIVGHNHPHVRQAVERAVRDGLSFGTPSPAEVTMAEVITRLVPSVEMVRMVNSGTEATMSAIRLARGATGRGRIVKFEGCYHGHGDSFLVKAGSGALTFGVPTSPGVPKAAADLTLTLPYNDLAAAEALFAQQGADIAGLIIEPVAGNMNCIPPEDNFLKGLRELCTRHGAVLIFDEVMTGFRVALGGAQAHYGVKPDLTTFGKVIGGGMPVGAYGGRRDLMEQIAPAGPIYQAGTLSGNPVAMAAGLAMLELVQAPGFHEALAARTRLLCDGLQAVADAEGVPFSTNRVGGMFGLFFTRQAVTSYAQAIAADTALFNRFFHGMLRRGVYLAPSAFEAGFLSSAHSEQDIADTLEAARGALREARREA, from the coding sequence ATGACCACCAACCATGAGCTTTACCAGCGTGCAAAGCGGCTGATGCCCGGCGGCGTCAACTCGCCCGTACGCGCCTTCAAATCGGTCGGCGGCGAGCCGTTCTTCACCGCGCGCGCCGATGGCGCCTACCTGTGGGACGTGGAAGGCACCCGCTATATCGACTACGTGGGTTCATGGGGACCGATGATCGTCGGCCACAACCACCCGCACGTACGCCAGGCCGTGGAGCGTGCGGTGCGCGATGGCCTGTCCTTCGGCACCCCGTCGCCGGCCGAAGTGACCATGGCAGAGGTGATCACACGCCTGGTGCCCTCGGTGGAAATGGTGCGCATGGTCAACTCCGGCACCGAGGCGACGATGTCCGCGATCCGGCTGGCGCGCGGTGCGACCGGCCGCGGCAGGATCGTGAAATTCGAGGGTTGCTACCACGGCCATGGCGACAGTTTCCTGGTCAAGGCCGGTTCCGGCGCATTGACCTTCGGCGTGCCGACCTCTCCGGGCGTACCCAAGGCCGCCGCCGACCTGACGCTCACCCTGCCCTACAACGACCTTGCCGCGGCCGAGGCGCTGTTCGCCCAGCAAGGTGCCGACATCGCCGGCCTGATCATCGAGCCGGTCGCCGGCAACATGAACTGCATCCCGCCGGAGGACAACTTCCTCAAGGGCCTGCGCGAGCTGTGCACGCGCCACGGCGCGGTGCTGATCTTCGACGAAGTGATGACCGGCTTCCGCGTGGCGCTGGGGGGTGCGCAGGCGCATTACGGCGTGAAGCCGGACCTGACCACGTTCGGCAAGGTGATCGGCGGCGGCATGCCGGTAGGCGCCTACGGCGGACGCCGCGACCTCATGGAACAGATCGCGCCAGCCGGCCCGATCTACCAGGCCGGCACGCTTTCGGGCAATCCCGTCGCCATGGCGGCGGGCCTGGCGATGCTGGAACTGGTCCAGGCGCCCGGCTTCCACGAGGCACTGGCCGCCAGAACGCGGCTGTTGTGCGACGGATTGCAGGCGGTGGCGGATGCCGAAGGCGTGCCGTTCAGCACCAACCGCGTGGGGGGCATGTTCGGATTGTTCTTCACCCGCCAGGCGGTAACCAGCTACGCACAGGCCATCGCCGCGGACACGGCCCTCTTCAACCGCTTCTTCCACGGCATGTTGAGGCGCGGCGTCTACCTGGCGCCGAGCGCGTTCGAGGCGGGTTTCCTGTCCAGCGCGCACAGCGAGCAGGACATCGCCGACACGCTGGAAGCCGCCCGCGGCGCATTGCGCGAAGCCCGGCGGGAGGCGTGA
- a CDS encoding VOC family protein — protein MKYLHTMVRVRDLDASLRFYCDGLGLREARRREVPDGKYTLVFLAAPDSPEAELELTFNWGSDEDYGSARNFGHLAFRVEDIYATCQRLKDMGYTIHRPPRDGHMAFVRSPDLISIELLQEGHLPPQEPWASMPNTGSW, from the coding sequence ATGAAATACCTGCACACCATGGTTCGCGTGCGCGACCTGGACGCGTCGCTGCGCTTCTACTGCGACGGGCTGGGCTTGCGCGAGGCACGCCGCAGGGAGGTTCCGGATGGAAAGTACACCCTGGTGTTCCTTGCGGCGCCGGACAGCCCCGAGGCGGAGCTCGAGCTCACTTTCAACTGGGGCTCGGACGAGGACTACGGCTCGGCACGCAACTTCGGCCACCTGGCCTTCCGCGTGGAAGACATCTACGCCACCTGCCAGCGCCTGAAGGACATGGGCTACACCATCCACCGTCCGCCGCGCGACGGCCACATGGCGTTCGTGCGCTCGCCCGACCTGATTTCGATCGAGCTGCTGCAGGAGGGCCACCTGCCGCCGCAGGAGCCATGGGCATCGATGCCCAACACCGGCAGCTGGTAG
- a CDS encoding acetylornithine/succinylornithine family transaminase has protein sequence MSTQDASLIDLARRYWLPVYRPRELVLDHGRGARLWDTQGRDYLDFGAGIAVNSLGHQDPDLLAALTAQAHKLWHSSNVFYTEPPLRLAQELVEASGFAERVFLCNSGAEANEAAIKLVRRWASTQGRGPERRTIVTFRGSFHGRTLATVTATAQPKYQEGYEPLPGGFRYIDFNDERALEAAFAHGDVAAVMVEPVQGEGGVRPAAAGFLRHARELCDRHDALLVLDEIQCGMGRTGTLFAHVQDGVEPDIVTLAKALGAGFPIGAMLAGPKVGQIMQVGAHGSTFGGNPLAAAVARVALAKLGSPAVLLNVERQANELRAALAAIDEELGLFEEVRGRGLMLGAALAEPHRGKAGAILDVAAAHGVLLLQAGPDVLRLLPPLTITDEELAEGVDRLRSAFTAFLATPAGDTP, from the coding sequence ATGTCCACGCAAGACGCTTCCCTGATCGATCTGGCCCGGCGCTACTGGCTGCCGGTGTATCGCCCGCGCGAGCTGGTGCTCGACCATGGCCGTGGTGCGCGGCTGTGGGACACGCAGGGGCGCGACTACCTCGACTTCGGCGCCGGAATCGCGGTCAACAGCCTGGGTCACCAGGACCCGGACCTGCTCGCCGCGCTCACCGCGCAGGCGCACAAGCTGTGGCACAGCAGCAACGTGTTCTATACCGAGCCGCCGCTGAGGCTCGCGCAGGAACTGGTGGAGGCATCGGGCTTCGCCGAGCGCGTGTTCCTGTGCAACTCGGGCGCGGAGGCGAACGAGGCGGCGATCAAGCTGGTGCGCCGCTGGGCCTCGACGCAGGGGCGTGGACCCGAGCGACGCACCATCGTCACCTTCCGCGGTTCGTTCCATGGCCGTACGCTCGCCACCGTCACCGCGACCGCACAGCCCAAGTACCAGGAAGGCTACGAACCGCTGCCGGGCGGTTTTCGCTACATCGACTTCAACGACGAGCGTGCACTGGAAGCGGCTTTCGCGCACGGCGACGTGGCCGCGGTGATGGTCGAGCCGGTGCAGGGTGAGGGCGGCGTGCGTCCGGCGGCAGCGGGCTTCCTCCGCCACGCGCGCGAGCTCTGCGACCGGCATGACGCATTGCTGGTGCTGGACGAGATCCAGTGCGGCATGGGGCGCACCGGGACCTTGTTCGCGCATGTGCAGGACGGCGTGGAGCCGGACATCGTGACGCTGGCCAAGGCGCTTGGCGCGGGCTTTCCCATCGGCGCCATGCTGGCCGGCCCGAAGGTGGGCCAGATCATGCAGGTCGGCGCGCACGGTTCCACTTTCGGCGGCAATCCGCTGGCTGCAGCGGTTGCCCGCGTGGCGCTGGCCAAGCTCGGCTCGCCGGCGGTGCTGCTCAACGTCGAGCGCCAGGCCAACGAGCTGCGAGCCGCCCTGGCCGCGATCGACGAGGAACTGGGCCTGTTCGAGGAAGTGCGTGGGCGTGGCCTGATGCTGGGCGCGGCGCTGGCCGAACCTCATCGCGGCAAGGCCGGCGCCATCCTTGACGTCGCCGCGGCCCACGGTGTGCTGTTGTTGCAGGCCGGGCCCGACGTGTTGCGCCTGTTGCCGCCATTGACGATCACCGACGAGGAACTGGCCGAGGGCGTTGACCGCCTGCGCTCGGCATTCACGGCCTTCCTCGCCACTCCAGCCGGAGACACGCCATGA
- a CDS encoding adhesin: MNASTKKTLIALAVATLFGSSMAYASEGEGHDHHHSKIDSAAIASVDNSQSVTGNVAGNDKLSNTSTIKDRTAARASGNIGMNVAAGDNNAQDNAAALAATDASFTFGMADSEVYVGQSGMGNLVVNQGVTNSAGVTDNAFRNASGNIGVNVASGNNNEQKNALAAAVATTKFAHAGVDANQVSSGNVVSNAGRVERYDDTTTVRLRGTVSGYSLGFGIGGYEGSTSGSYSGSTSSDSRGNAYQASNLYPDSWTGDSHPGGFSTGHVDFDSETQGAVQNPYRPGVGGLGFDTDSHSAGSESGSMQGSESGLLGFAEISSSELFADLCGTVTTSRYVVVDATNDASLSGNAFQNATGNIGVNVASGTGNLQANSLSMAVAQPTP; encoded by the coding sequence ATGAACGCTTCCACGAAGAAGACCCTGATCGCCCTGGCGGTCGCCACGCTGTTCGGCAGTTCGATGGCCTATGCCAGCGAGGGCGAAGGCCACGACCATCATCATTCGAAGATCGACTCGGCGGCCATCGCTTCGGTCGACAACAGCCAGTCGGTGACCGGGAATGTGGCCGGCAACGACAAGCTGAGCAACACCAGCACCATCAAGGACCGCACCGCCGCCCGTGCCTCGGGCAACATCGGCATGAACGTCGCCGCCGGTGACAACAACGCGCAGGACAACGCCGCCGCGCTGGCCGCGACCGACGCCAGCTTCACCTTCGGCATGGCGGACTCGGAGGTCTACGTTGGCCAGTCGGGCATGGGCAACCTCGTCGTCAACCAGGGCGTCACCAACAGCGCCGGCGTGACCGACAACGCGTTCCGGAATGCCTCCGGCAACATTGGCGTGAACGTCGCCTCGGGCAACAACAACGAGCAGAAGAACGCGCTGGCCGCGGCGGTCGCCACCACCAAGTTCGCCCACGCGGGCGTCGATGCCAACCAGGTGTCCTCGGGCAACGTCGTGAGCAACGCCGGCCGCGTCGAGCGTTATGACGACACCACCACCGTCCGCCTGCGCGGTACCGTCTCGGGCTATTCGCTCGGCTTCGGCATCGGCGGCTACGAGGGCAGCACCAGCGGCAGCTACTCGGGCAGCACCTCGTCCGACAGCCGCGGCAACGCCTACCAGGCGAGCAATCTCTATCCGGATTCCTGGACCGGCGACTCCCATCCGGGTGGCTTCTCCACCGGTCACGTGGACTTCGACAGCGAGACCCAGGGCGCGGTCCAGAATCCGTACCGTCCGGGCGTCGGCGGCTTGGGCTTCGACACCGACAGCCACTCCGCCGGCAGTGAGAGCGGCAGCATGCAGGGCAGCGAGTCCGGTCTGCTGGGCTTCGCGGAGATCTCGTCCAGCGAGCTGTTCGCCGACCTGTGCGGCACCGTGACCACCTCGCGGTACGTGGTGGTGGACGCCACCAACGACGCCAGCCTGTCCGGCAACGCCTTCCAGAACGCAACCGGCAACATCGGCGTGAACGTGGCCTCCGGCACCGGCAACCTGCAGGCCAACAGCCTGTCGATGGCCGTGGCGCAGCCCACCCCGTAA
- a CDS encoding C39 family peptidase, whose amino-acid sequence MRLITRTFLLCGLAIGALASARAGEVRFGGVLPNGGLYVHPVESMQEARFRNLVRQETDYSCGAAALATILRYAYHLDVDEAVVIQGMLGVSDENLVKQRGFSLLDIKHYVEALGMRGRGYRVDESRLRSLRVPGLVLMDVRGFRHFVVLKQVHGDTVELADPMLGNRSMTLADFLQGWPSRAVFVVIGNDFDRRTVLLQLEGKASARALYARQGPITDAELLDFGFSNADLF is encoded by the coding sequence ATGCGACTGATCACACGGACCTTCCTGCTGTGCGGCCTCGCGATCGGCGCCCTGGCGTCCGCGCGCGCCGGCGAGGTGCGCTTCGGCGGCGTGTTGCCGAACGGCGGGCTGTATGTGCACCCCGTCGAGAGCATGCAGGAAGCACGCTTCCGCAACCTGGTCCGGCAGGAGACCGACTACAGCTGCGGCGCCGCCGCGCTGGCCACCATCCTGCGCTACGCCTACCACCTGGACGTGGACGAGGCGGTCGTGATCCAGGGCATGCTCGGCGTGTCCGACGAAAACCTGGTCAAGCAGCGCGGCTTCTCGCTGCTTGACATCAAGCACTACGTCGAAGCGCTGGGCATGCGCGGCCGCGGCTACCGCGTCGATGAGTCGCGCCTGCGCAGCCTGCGCGTGCCGGGCCTGGTGCTGATGGACGTGCGCGGCTTCCGGCATTTCGTGGTGCTCAAGCAGGTCCACGGCGACACCGTGGAACTGGCTGATCCGATGCTGGGCAACCGCAGCATGACGCTCGCCGATTTTCTCCAGGGATGGCCCTCGCGCGCCGTGTTCGTGGTGATCGGCAACGACTTCGACCGTCGCACCGTGCTGCTGCAACTCGAAGGCAAGGCCAGCGCGCGCGCGCTTTATGCCCGACAGGGACCGATCACTGACGCCGAACTGCTCGATTTCGGATTCAGCAACGCTGATTTGTTCTGA
- a CDS encoding transporter, whose amino-acid sequence MQKTLLATAVACGLFVGLPFDLSAQAAPTLQDEAQVQTLMAQLQALKASYAQQVRQLRELDMQVQALQAKLAGKSAPSSLPAPGGTPPPAQVAQATPPDEGNHAGSAAEAEAARQETPTRSLKDALQQEHALFDRKFTLENSISYARYDRNQITLNGFLALDAIFLGNIAIEDVKSDSLTYNLAARYGVSPRLTLNLDVPYLYRKTVYQKGGAGGSAAAIAEEDTTGAGLGDLGLSANYKLFDETGTRPDTVLTLGITAPTGQSPYGIDWKVLQRDDDQYIRFAVPEKQPTGNGVWQANLGLSAVKTMDPAIIFANLGYIYSKSRDFDDINTDPETQNPGSVKLGNSYYFGAGVAFAFNERTSLSLSFSDKLTAKASLRYKGSPWAKVIGSDANAATFNMGVTHALNQHTTLVSMLGIGLTPDAPDFSLTFKIPYMF is encoded by the coding sequence ATGCAAAAGACCTTGTTAGCCACCGCGGTGGCCTGCGGGCTGTTCGTCGGCCTGCCCTTCGACCTTTCCGCCCAGGCGGCGCCCACGTTGCAGGACGAGGCCCAGGTGCAGACCCTGATGGCCCAGTTGCAGGCGCTGAAGGCCAGCTACGCGCAGCAGGTGCGCCAGTTACGCGAACTGGACATGCAGGTACAGGCCTTGCAGGCCAAACTGGCCGGCAAGAGCGCGCCGTCCAGCCTGCCCGCGCCGGGCGGTACGCCGCCACCGGCACAGGTGGCCCAGGCCACGCCTCCCGACGAAGGCAACCACGCCGGCAGTGCCGCCGAGGCGGAAGCCGCGCGCCAGGAGACGCCCACGCGCAGCCTCAAGGATGCGCTGCAGCAGGAGCACGCGCTGTTCGACCGCAAGTTCACGCTCGAGAACAGCATCAGCTACGCGCGCTACGACCGCAACCAGATCACGCTCAACGGCTTCCTTGCGCTGGATGCGATTTTCCTCGGCAACATCGCCATCGAGGACGTCAAGTCGGACTCGCTCACCTACAACCTGGCCGCGCGCTACGGCGTCAGCCCGCGCCTGACCCTGAACCTGGACGTGCCCTACCTCTACCGCAAGACGGTCTACCAGAAGGGCGGGGCCGGCGGCTCGGCGGCGGCGATCGCGGAGGAGGACACCACCGGCGCAGGCCTGGGCGACCTCGGGCTGAGCGCCAACTACAAGCTATTCGACGAGACCGGTACGCGGCCCGACACGGTGTTGACCCTGGGCATCACTGCGCCGACCGGGCAATCGCCCTACGGCATCGACTGGAAGGTGCTCCAACGCGACGACGACCAGTACATCCGCTTCGCCGTGCCGGAGAAACAGCCCACCGGCAACGGCGTATGGCAGGCAAACCTGGGCCTGTCGGCGGTCAAGACCATGGACCCGGCGATCATCTTCGCCAACCTCGGCTACATCTATTCGAAGTCACGCGACTTCGACGACATCAATACCGATCCGGAAACGCAGAACCCCGGCTCGGTCAAGCTGGGCAACAGCTATTACTTCGGTGCCGGCGTGGCCTTCGCATTCAACGAGCGCACCAGTCTGAGCCTGTCGTTCAGCGACAAGCTCACCGCCAAGGCCTCGTTGCGCTACAAGGGCTCGCCCTGGGCCAAGGTGATCGGCTCGGACGCGAACGCCGCCACCTTCAACATGGGCGTTACCCACGCCCTGAACCAGCACACCACGCTGGTCTCCATGCTCGGCATCGGGCTGACCCCGGACGCACCGGACTTCAGCCTGACCTTCAAGATCCCCTACATGTTCTGA
- a CDS encoding sigma-54 dependent transcriptional regulator, producing MNAALTLPRRCVVWFGRPDDMERNGLARSGWPVRVADVKASGVGARNGDVVVALADLRQDDPDTLEAMEDMVAEHPGVPWIALVSPETPAHEPRATSILRDCMAVFTSPIDFPRLRESLDRLAQGGVPARSEPDMPGLVGASEAMRTLRVGLRKYAPVDLPVLVTGETGTGKEVAARVIHQLSPRAEHLFVAINCGALPANLVQSELFGHERGAFTGATTRRIGHIESASGGTVFLDEIGDLPLDAQTSLLRFLQEGTIVRVGSSHSLRADVRVLAATHVDMEKAVAAGRFRQDLYYRLNVLRVQMPSLRERGGDVELLAQHFLDVFREQHGCRAQAFSAAARRALRAFSWPGNVRELINRVQRAAVVAEDSLISVHDLDLPVRPGHAPAALDRVRVTAERDALVACLRDTRFNVSECARRLGVARVTIYRLCKKHGVALDKLAQATS from the coding sequence ATGAACGCGGCATTGACATTACCCAGACGCTGCGTCGTCTGGTTCGGACGACCCGACGACATGGAACGCAACGGACTGGCCCGTTCCGGGTGGCCCGTGCGCGTGGCCGACGTGAAGGCAAGTGGCGTGGGTGCCCGCAATGGCGACGTCGTGGTTGCGCTGGCCGACCTGCGCCAGGACGATCCCGACACGCTGGAGGCGATGGAAGACATGGTCGCCGAGCACCCTGGCGTGCCCTGGATCGCCCTGGTCTCGCCCGAGACGCCCGCCCACGAACCCCGCGCAACCTCGATCCTGCGCGACTGCATGGCGGTGTTCACCAGCCCCATCGATTTCCCGCGGCTGCGCGAATCGCTGGATCGCCTGGCGCAGGGCGGCGTGCCCGCGCGCAGTGAGCCGGACATGCCGGGGCTGGTCGGCGCCAGTGAGGCGATGCGCACCTTGCGCGTCGGCTTGCGCAAGTACGCGCCGGTGGACCTGCCGGTGCTCGTCACCGGCGAGACGGGCACTGGCAAGGAAGTGGCCGCGCGCGTCATCCACCAGCTGTCGCCACGGGCGGAGCATCTGTTCGTGGCGATCAACTGCGGTGCGCTGCCGGCCAACCTGGTGCAATCGGAACTGTTCGGTCACGAACGCGGTGCCTTCACCGGCGCCACCACCCGCCGCATCGGCCATATCGAGAGCGCAAGCGGCGGCACTGTATTTCTGGACGAGATCGGCGACCTGCCGCTGGATGCCCAGACCAGCCTGCTGCGCTTCCTGCAGGAGGGCACGATCGTGCGGGTCGGCAGCAGCCATAGCCTGCGCGCGGACGTGCGCGTGCTGGCTGCCACCCATGTGGACATGGAAAAGGCCGTTGCCGCCGGGCGCTTCCGCCAGGACCTCTATTACCGGCTCAACGTGTTGCGCGTGCAGATGCCCTCGCTGCGCGAGCGCGGCGGCGACGTGGAACTGCTGGCACAGCATTTCCTGGACGTCTTCCGCGAACAGCACGGATGTCGCGCGCAGGCCTTCAGCGCGGCGGCGCGCCGCGCGCTGCGTGCGTTCAGCTGGCCGGGCAACGTGCGCGAGCTCATCAATCGCGTGCAGCGGGCGGCCGTGGTGGCCGAAGATTCCCTGATCAGCGTGCACGACCTGGACCTGCCGGTGCGCCCCGGTCATGCGCCGGCGGCGCTGGACCGCGTGCGCGTGACGGCCGAGCGCGACGCGCTGGTCGCCTGCCTGCGCGATACCCGCTTCAACGTCAGCGAATGCGCGCGGCGGCTGGGCGTCGCGCGGGTCACGATCTACCGCCTGTGCAAAAAGCATGGCGTGGCGCTGGACAAGCTGGCCCAGGCCACGTCTTGA
- a CDS encoding SDR family oxidoreductase, producing the protein MTDTLAGKTLFITGASRGIGLAIAVRAARDGANIVIAAKSGVPNPRLPGTIHTAAAAVEEAGGKALALKVDIREEDQVRTAVAQAAERFGGIDILVNNASAIWLAGVEDTPMKRFDLMHQVNTRGTFLVTQACLPHLKRAANPHVLMLAPPPSLDPKWFAPHTAYTIAKMGMSLCVLGMSGEFAPLGIAVNALWPRTVIATAAIGMIEGVRAEQCRRPEIVADAAHAMLTRPARQYSGHFALDEDLLREQGVVDFDRYAVQPGAPLLPDLFLH; encoded by the coding sequence ATGACTGACACGCTGGCCGGCAAGACCCTGTTCATCACTGGTGCCTCGCGCGGCATCGGCCTGGCGATCGCCGTGCGCGCGGCCCGCGACGGCGCCAACATCGTGATCGCCGCCAAGAGTGGCGTGCCCAACCCGCGGCTGCCCGGCACCATCCATACCGCGGCGGCCGCCGTGGAAGAGGCCGGCGGCAAGGCGCTGGCACTCAAGGTGGACATTCGCGAGGAAGATCAGGTCAGGACGGCCGTGGCACAGGCGGCCGAGCGCTTCGGCGGGATCGACATCCTGGTCAACAACGCCAGCGCGATCTGGCTGGCCGGCGTGGAGGACACGCCGATGAAGCGGTTCGACCTGATGCACCAGGTCAACACGCGCGGCACCTTCCTGGTCACCCAGGCCTGCCTGCCGCACCTGAAGCGCGCCGCCAACCCGCACGTGCTGATGCTGGCGCCGCCACCCAGCCTGGATCCGAAATGGTTCGCCCCGCATACCGCCTACACCATCGCCAAGATGGGCATGAGCCTTTGCGTACTGGGCATGAGCGGCGAATTTGCCCCGCTCGGCATCGCCGTCAATGCGCTGTGGCCGCGTACGGTGATCGCCACGGCCGCCATCGGCATGATCGAGGGCGTGCGGGCTGAACAGTGCCGCCGGCCGGAGATCGTGGCCGATGCGGCGCACGCCATGCTGACCCGTCCGGCCCGGCAGTACAGCGGCCATTTCGCCCTCGATGAGGACCTGCTGCGAGAGCAGGGCGTGGTCGATTTCGACCGCTACGCGGTCCAGCCCGGCGCGCCGCTGCTTCCGGACCTTTTTCTGCATTGA
- a CDS encoding ABC transporter ATP-binding protein, producing MATLLPFPASSPMARATVEPVLRVRGVRKAFEGREVLRGVDWEVPAGRVVGLLGRNGAGKTTLLRCLLGLAPIDAGTVELLGAAMTEPGGERLHRVGFVPQNFELFPWMKVRAYLDFTAAFYAQWNHALAARLLQEWELDPRQKIGRLSQGQRQKLAIVRAIAPEPDLLVLDEPVASLDPQARRAFMAELLALMRGPGKTVVFSTHITADLERADADIALLRDGHIQFTRPLAELKARLSHAVLNRPAGWTTTPTMAGVVKSRITGASLHLLLEDVPAERLHQLAKDEDASLRIEMPTLEDLFVELA from the coding sequence ATGGCCACGCTGCTGCCCTTTCCCGCCTCTTCCCCGATGGCCCGCGCCACGGTCGAGCCGGTCCTGCGCGTGCGGGGTGTGCGCAAGGCCTTCGAGGGACGCGAGGTCTTGCGAGGCGTGGACTGGGAGGTCCCGGCCGGGCGGGTGGTCGGCCTGCTCGGCCGCAACGGCGCGGGCAAGACGACCCTGCTGCGCTGCCTGCTCGGCCTGGCGCCGATCGACGCCGGCACGGTCGAGCTGCTGGGCGCGGCGATGACCGAGCCCGGAGGCGAGCGCCTGCACCGGGTGGGGTTCGTGCCGCAGAATTTCGAACTGTTTCCCTGGATGAAGGTGCGCGCCTACCTGGACTTCACCGCGGCCTTCTACGCGCAATGGAACCACGCACTGGCCGCGCGCCTGCTGCAGGAGTGGGAGCTCGACCCCAGGCAGAAGATCGGCCGGCTCTCGCAGGGACAACGGCAGAAGCTCGCCATTGTGCGCGCGATCGCGCCGGAGCCGGACCTGCTGGTGCTGGACGAGCCGGTCGCCAGCCTCGATCCGCAGGCGCGGCGCGCGTTCATGGCCGAGCTGCTCGCGTTGATGCGCGGACCCGGCAAGACGGTGGTCTTCTCCACCCACATCACGGCCGACCTCGAACGTGCCGACGCCGACATCGCGCTGCTGCGCGACGGCCACATCCAGTTCACCCGGCCGCTGGCCGAGCTCAAGGCGCGGCTGTCCCACGCGGTGCTCAACCGCCCAGCCGGCTGGACCACGACACCGACGATGGCCGGGGTGGTCAAGTCGCGCATCACCGGCGCGAGCCTGCACCTGCTGCTGGAAGACGTGCCGGCCGAACGACTGCACCAGCTTGCCAAGGACGAGGACGCCAGCCTGCGCATCGAGATGCCCACGCTGGAAGACCTGTTCGTGGAACTGGCATGA